caggtggggtggggtggggagacggcagaggaggaagcagctGGGCTGCCGCGCTCGTGCTAATCCGCAGAGCCCCAGCTCATCCGCGGGGCGCGCCTGGGGATGGACAGCGACAGCGCGGTGCGCGACCGCGCGGACGCGGCCCGCGGCTCGGCCTCGGGCTCGGGCGCGGAACGTGCGGTGAAAGCCGGGGGGACGCGGGACGCGGGGGTGCCGTGCCGAGACGCGGACGCAGACGGCTTCCCGTCCCGGCCTGGCCGCGGCTCTGGCTGGCTGGCGGCCGGCTCCACCACCCACCCAGGCGGCCGGGACCGGGGGCAGGTCGCCGATGCACGGCTGAAGGCGACAGCGAGCACGCAGCCCACCACTGCCTCAGCCAACCAAAACGGCTAACGAGGAAGAcaaccccgcgccgccgctcccctccttCTCGTCCCCGCGCCGCTCTCCTCCACCGTTTGAGGTGGCCGCCACCCTAACCCGACTCCGTCGGGATGCTCGCCGTCACCCCCCGCCTCCTCTGCCACCCACCGACTATCTTCCGCcacctgcggtcggcggctcccGCCGCCTCACCACCCCACCCACaacccgtcgccgccgccgcccaaggcccTCCCTCTACAGCTGGAGGTCACAGGAGATCCCAACCCTGGCAACCCGAACCCCAAACTCACTCTGAATCCTACCCCTACCGGCAGTGAGCCCCTAATCCTGAACCCTAACCCCCTTTCCTCTGCTTGCCCCcacgccgccttcctcctccggctctGTCGGCTCCCGTTGCCACCACGCTCCGCCGCTTTAACCCGAGGGGGATGGGGAGGGGGGCGGCGCACGGACGGATGAAGAGGAATGAGCTagacggaggaagaagaaggatctgacaggtgggacccgcGGAACTGTTGCTGACAGGTAGACCCACGCATATGCGACATATAGTCGCGGCGCCGGGGGCACCCCACTGCCGAAGCGAGGCCACACGGGTGGGCACGCGCCGCCATATAATAAGGAGGGAATTCTTTATTTGACACTCATATAATGAATAGTTTCTTTCTTGACTCTCAAAActtttggaaagtatttttatGCTCTAAAAATTCACATAATCTTTAAAAGTAGtgtattttgatgaattttagttttaagattttaaatgatatatatgtttTTGTGTAAAATGAGTTCATCTCTATCTTTTATATCATAAAAAAGGTTTCATGAATTTTAAAGATGATTTGGATATCATTTTGTTTAGTAAAATAGGATGGAAGTATTCACAGTTCACCTGAGTTACGTGACACAACAAACGGGAGTGTGAAATGAAGAACCGGTTCAAGTTAGCGTCAAACAATGAAAGAAAAATTTTGCTAGTTCTACTAGCGTCAAATAGGAatcgccggggtcgggcggcAGCTTCGGTGGTTTTCCCGGCTCGCTTCCCTGCCTTTTCCTCTGCTGGTTTTCCCGGTGGTCTCTCGGGTGCGCCGCGGCCGTCCGGTCAGCTTTGGGCGGCCGCTTGCTCTTGCTTGCCCACGCCCGGGGGGAATCCCAATCACTGGCGGGCGTGACGTGGCAACTCTACCGACTCGCGGTCTGACCGTTTTGCCCCTCGGGGTATGCACAGCGTGAGCAGCAGGTTGGCGGCTGGCTCCCGGCGGCGGGTACGGTCGTGGAATCTTGAGCAGAGACTAGTTTCACTGTTCACTGCAGCCGGTAGAAACtggatcacatcgaatattcgaatattcgataataattaggaggattaaatataaactaattataaaattaattgtatagatggagtctaattcgcgagatgaatctattaaagctaattaatctatcattagcaaatggtgaCTGTaccaccacattatcaaatcatggactaattaggcttaatagattcgtctcgcgatattatcaaatcatggactaattaggcttaatagattcgtctcgcgatattatcaaatcatggactaattaggtttaatagattcgtctcacgaattagattccatttgtgcaattagttgtataattagactatgtttaatactcttaattagtatcaaacatccgatgtgagatgtgctaaagtttagcagaaTATCCAAACAACCCTGAGAAGCATGCCTCGCCATTTGTAGAAGACCATTTGGCATCGCACGACCCTTTTGTTGAGGTGGGAATCTTTTAGTGAAAAAGAGATGCTGCGCTCAAAGTAGGTTCCAAGACGTATGTCACAAACGTTCCACTGTGCAACGTAACCATGTACGAAAGGATCAATCGCGACTTGCTGCGTATTCCTGCCAAATACAGCACAATCTATACCACCAAACTTGATTAAATCCTGTCAATTGCTGGTAGTGAGTATAGGTATAGCTAAGCTAGGCGTATAGCGCGGGCCAAAAACTCACCATCCCAAACACCGTACACGCGAGTCCACGACCACGACCTACCGATCGCTGCGATCTCCGTTTCCTTGCTTGCTTCctaagaaaaaagaagagaccGCCTCAACCTTCGCCGGTTTTACCCGGCACGCAGCAAAAAGTCAATTCCAttccactctctctctctctctagctctctctctctctgcgttAACCGAGTCCACCCGTGTGCGGTGCGCCCGGCGAGTCGGCGACTCCTCCAACCGACCGCGACAGCCGACAGGGGGCCACGGGCGAGCGGGCAGGGGCAGCACCGCCATTTCGCGAAAGCCGCGCcagcggggtggaggcggacGCCGGGGTCGGACGTCGCTGTCGCGCGTCGGCCCGGGGAACGCGTACGCcgcccgtctcctcctcctcctccctccccgcgcGATAAAAAGCCCTCCCCGCCCCGCCTCCCCCCAACCCATTTCCTCTCCCTCAGCTCAGGCCAGGCCGCCGGtgtgcctccgcctcctcctgtgctctgctctcctcccctccccgcggCCCCGCCGGATCGCCCAGAGCCGCCGCCTCGCTGCCGGATTCACACCGAGCCGTCGCGAGGCTCTACACACACACCTATTTTCTCATGGCGCAGCGCGACAAGAAGGTGGAGGAGCCAACGGAGCTGCACGCGCCGGAGCTCACGCTCTGCGCCAACAGCTGCGGCTTCCCGGGGAACCCGGCCACCAAGAACCTGTGCCAGAACTGCTTcctggccgcctccgcctcggcctcggcctccgtctcgccgccgtcgccgtcccctTCTACTACCACCGCGGCGTTCGACAAGCCGTGGCCAGCTGCGGCCTCCGCCTTCTCTGCGCCAACgccgctggcggtggtggcgccgtTCTCT
The genomic region above belongs to Setaria italica strain Yugu1 chromosome VI, Setaria_italica_v2.0, whole genome shotgun sequence and contains:
- the LOC101772607 gene encoding zinc finger A20 and AN1 domain-containing stress-associated protein 11 codes for the protein MAQRDKKVEEPTELHAPELTLCANSCGFPGNPATKNLCQNCFLAASASASASVSPPSPSPSTTTAAFDKPWPAAASAFSAPTPLAVVAPFSPAVDRPAGGPVESSSSNKAPRTSSVNRCHNCRKRVGLTGFRCRCGELFCGAHRYSDRHDCNFDYKGVGRDAIARENPVVRAAKIVRF